A part of Perca fluviatilis chromosome 15, GENO_Pfluv_1.0, whole genome shotgun sequence genomic DNA contains:
- the LOC120574106 gene encoding hemoglobin subunit alpha-1-like, whose amino-acid sequence MSLSAKDKDTVKLFWAKVADKAEEVGSDALSRMLAVYPQTKTYFSHWKDLSPGSAPVNKHGKTIMLGVGQAVASIDDLNAGLLTLSELHAFTLRVDPANFKILSHCILVVMSIKFPNDFTPEVHVALDKFLAALARALSEKYR is encoded by the exons ATGAGTCTCAGCGCTAAGGACAAGGACACAGTCAAGCTCTTCTGGGCTAAAGTGGCTGACAAGGCAGAGGAGGTCGGCTCTGATGCTCTGTCCAG GATGCTGGCGGTGTACCCGCAGACCAAGACTTACTTCAGCCACTGGAAGGATCTGAGCCCCGGCTCTGCGCCGGTGAATAAGCATGGAAAGACCATCATGCTTGGAGTTGGACAAGCTGTGGCCAGCATCGACGACCTGAATGCGGGTCTTCTGACCCTCAGTGAGCTGCATGCCTTCACTCTGCGAGTGGACCCTGCCAACTTCAAG ATTCTCTCTCACTGCATCCTTGTGGTCATGTCCATCAAGTTCCCCAACGACTTCACCCCTGAGGTCCATGTCGCTCTAGACAAGTTCCTGGCTGCTCTGGCCCGTGCCCTGTCtgaaaaatacagataa